A genomic segment from Actinoplanes sichuanensis encodes:
- a CDS encoding ABC transporter ATP-binding protein produces MVDHPAVEVNGLYVSYGSTPVLVDVGLTVPAGTGVCVTGENGIGKSTLLRCVSSLQQADEGTVRVFGAAPGDSPEFWRAVATTVEPPTWYPGLTVREHAELVCRAHGQDPDESGIDEALEKFGLAGHADAIPPSMSSGQKQRLTLALVLLRPSSLLILDEPEQRLDPEGRAMVAGMLADYLSTGGSLLLASHDDKFAVASGAEMVSMEQLTGPGPA; encoded by the coding sequence GTGGTTGATCACCCAGCGGTCGAGGTCAATGGTCTGTACGTGAGTTACGGCTCGACGCCGGTGCTGGTGGATGTGGGACTGACCGTCCCGGCCGGCACCGGCGTCTGTGTGACGGGCGAGAACGGCATCGGGAAGTCCACTCTGCTGCGTTGCGTGAGCAGCCTCCAGCAGGCCGACGAGGGCACCGTTCGGGTCTTCGGCGCGGCACCGGGCGACAGTCCCGAGTTCTGGCGCGCGGTGGCCACCACCGTCGAGCCGCCCACCTGGTACCCCGGCCTCACCGTCCGCGAGCACGCCGAACTGGTGTGCCGCGCGCATGGCCAGGACCCCGACGAATCCGGCATCGACGAGGCGCTGGAGAAGTTCGGGCTGGCCGGGCACGCCGACGCCATCCCGCCGTCGATGTCATCGGGCCAGAAACAGCGGCTCACCCTCGCACTGGTGCTGCTGCGGCCCAGTTCGCTGCTCATCCTGGACGAGCCGGAGCAACGCCTCGACCCGGAGGGCCGGGCGATGGTCGCCGGGATGCTCGCCGACTACCTGTCCACCGGCGGTTCGCTGCTGCTGGCCAGCCACGACGACAAGTTCGCGGTGGCGTCCGGCGCCGAGATGGTGTCGATGGAGCAGCTGACCGGGCCGGGCCCCGCGTGA
- a CDS encoding aldehyde dehydrogenase family protein, translating to MTATHVPGLPVIDDGWLISTNPATGEEAGRVPVADEKAVVAAVERAREAAVWWQGLGFDGRKTRLLRWRSLIVQRIEELAELVHKESGKPLADGTIEAVAAVEHLDWAARHAKKVLGPRRVRTRILVAEHSGHLEYQPYGVVGVIGPWNYPIVTPVGPISGALAAGNTIVFKPSEYTPIVGQWLADTFAEVVPEHPVLQAVHGLGDVGGALCRSGVNKVSFTGSTATAKKVMAACAENLVPVVLEAGGKDALIVDADADVNAAAEAAVWGAMTNAGQTCIGIERVYAVEPVYDRFVEAVVAKAGKLRTGEEIGPITMPKQLDIIRDHIEDALAKGGKAVLGGAEAVQAPFVAPTVLVDVPDDSAEIREETFGPTLTITRVRDADEAVQKANDTPYGLGGSVFGKKNAIRIARRLRSGMVAVNGTLTFVGMGNLPFGGVGESGFGRIHGEDGLREFARAKAITVRRGPSLLPAMTFERTPAQVQQIVKALRLLYGRKP from the coding sequence ATGACGGCGACTCACGTTCCCGGCCTCCCCGTGATCGATGACGGCTGGCTGATCTCCACCAACCCGGCCACCGGCGAGGAGGCCGGCCGCGTGCCGGTCGCCGACGAGAAGGCCGTGGTCGCAGCCGTCGAACGGGCCCGGGAAGCCGCCGTGTGGTGGCAGGGGCTCGGCTTCGACGGCCGCAAGACCCGGCTGCTGCGCTGGCGCTCCCTGATCGTCCAGCGGATCGAGGAGCTGGCCGAGCTCGTTCACAAGGAGTCCGGCAAGCCCCTGGCCGACGGCACGATCGAGGCGGTCGCCGCGGTCGAGCACCTGGACTGGGCGGCCCGCCACGCGAAGAAGGTGCTCGGCCCGCGCCGGGTCCGCACCCGGATCCTGGTCGCCGAGCACTCCGGCCACCTGGAGTACCAGCCGTACGGCGTGGTCGGCGTGATCGGCCCGTGGAACTATCCGATCGTCACGCCGGTCGGCCCGATCAGCGGCGCCCTGGCGGCCGGCAACACCATCGTCTTCAAACCGAGCGAGTACACCCCGATCGTCGGGCAGTGGCTGGCTGACACGTTCGCCGAGGTGGTTCCGGAACACCCGGTGCTGCAGGCGGTGCACGGCCTCGGTGACGTCGGCGGGGCGCTGTGCCGGTCCGGGGTGAACAAGGTGTCGTTCACCGGCTCGACGGCCACCGCCAAGAAGGTGATGGCCGCCTGCGCGGAGAATCTGGTGCCGGTCGTGCTGGAGGCGGGCGGTAAGGACGCGCTGATCGTCGACGCGGACGCCGACGTGAACGCCGCCGCCGAGGCCGCGGTCTGGGGCGCCATGACCAACGCCGGGCAGACCTGCATCGGCATCGAGCGGGTCTACGCCGTCGAGCCGGTCTACGACAGGTTCGTCGAGGCGGTCGTGGCCAAGGCCGGCAAGCTGCGCACCGGCGAGGAGATCGGCCCGATCACCATGCCCAAGCAGCTCGACATCATCCGCGACCACATCGAGGACGCGCTGGCCAAGGGCGGCAAGGCGGTGCTCGGCGGCGCCGAGGCGGTGCAGGCGCCGTTCGTCGCGCCGACCGTGCTGGTGGACGTGCCCGACGACTCGGCGGAGATCCGTGAGGAGACCTTCGGGCCGACCCTGACGATCACCCGGGTGCGCGACGCCGACGAGGCGGTGCAGAAGGCCAACGACACGCCGTACGGCCTGGGCGGCTCGGTCTTCGGTAAGAAGAACGCGATCCGGATCGCCCGGCGGCTGCGGTCCGGGATGGTGGCCGTGAACGGGACGCTCACCTTCGTCGGGATGGGCAACCTGCCGTTCGGCGGGGTCGGCGAGTCCGGGTTCGGACGCATCCACGGTGAGGACGGCCTGCGCGAGTTCGCCCGGGCCAAGGCGATCACCGTACGCCGCGGCCCGTCCCTGCTCCCGGCCATGACGTTCGAACGCACCCCGGCCCAGGTCCAGCAGATCGTCAAGGCGCTGCGCCTGCTGTACGGCCGCAAGCCCTAA
- a CDS encoding alpha/beta hydrolase, with the protein MSNQIRANSILPAHREDIELHTADGVTLVGELARPLDREPVATLVCLHPLPTHGGMMDSHVYRKAAWRLPALAGLAVLRFNTRGTSSVRGTSGGSFSKAVDERFDVAAAIEYAEFADLPDIWLVGWSFGTDLTLMYGLDPAVSGAVLLSPPLRFSQPEHLAAWAENGKPVTALIPEFDDYLRPVEAAERFAAIPQAEVVPMPGAKHLWVGDAEKVLDEIVRRVAPGVTTPLPTTWDGPMETGDATAYADRTVAAFDRDQR; encoded by the coding sequence ATGAGCAACCAGATCCGGGCCAACTCGATCCTGCCCGCCCACCGGGAGGACATCGAGCTGCACACCGCGGACGGCGTCACCCTCGTCGGTGAGCTGGCCCGACCGCTCGACCGCGAGCCGGTGGCCACCCTCGTCTGCCTACACCCGCTACCCACCCACGGCGGGATGATGGACAGCCACGTCTATCGCAAGGCGGCGTGGCGCCTGCCCGCCCTGGCCGGGCTCGCCGTGCTGCGCTTCAACACCCGCGGCACCAGCAGCGTCCGCGGTACCAGTGGCGGCTCGTTCTCGAAGGCGGTCGACGAGCGGTTCGACGTGGCCGCCGCCATCGAGTATGCGGAGTTCGCCGACCTGCCGGACATCTGGCTGGTGGGCTGGTCCTTCGGCACCGACCTGACCCTGATGTACGGGCTGGACCCGGCCGTCTCGGGCGCGGTCCTGCTCTCCCCGCCGCTGCGGTTCTCCCAGCCGGAGCACCTGGCCGCCTGGGCCGAGAACGGCAAGCCGGTCACCGCGCTGATCCCCGAGTTCGACGACTACCTGCGCCCGGTCGAGGCCGCCGAACGCTTCGCCGCCATCCCGCAGGCCGAGGTCGTGCCGATGCCCGGCGCCAAGCACCTGTGGGTCGGCGACGCCGAGAAGGTCCTGGACGAGATCGTCCGCCGGGTGGCCCCCGGGGTGACCACTCCGCTCCCGACGACCTGGGACGGCCCGATGGAGACCGGCGACGCCACCGCCTACGCCGACCGGACCGTCGCCGCCTTCGACAGGGACCAGCGCTAG
- a CDS encoding AI-2E family transporter — MSAEPPAEVKPPTEDEPPAEGRPPVEEKRFGEPGPPLNRRNPFLVGFLFGLGLLVAYSLFLGIRNATSMLILIFIALFLAIGLNPAVVRLRSWGLRRGVAVAIVALSVVGLLAGGIVALIPPLVTQTTELINNAPDVVESLRRSQTVNELVQRYDIANRVQGAVNAGTITNALGGVVGGARLLFGTIFNILTVLVLTIYFMASFERLKSTGYRLVPASRRERVTLIGDEILTKVGAYMVGALAIAVLAGASTFGLALALGLAYPFALAVVVAVCDLIPQIGATLGAIVVSLVGLASSVSDGIACIVFFIIYQQLENYLIYPRVMRRSVRVSDVAALVAALLGVGLFGVIGALIAIPMVAAIQLIMREVMLPSLEER, encoded by the coding sequence ATGTCCGCCGAGCCACCCGCCGAGGTGAAACCGCCGACCGAGGACGAACCACCGGCCGAGGGGAGACCGCCGGTCGAGGAGAAGCGGTTCGGTGAGCCCGGACCGCCGCTGAACCGGCGCAACCCGTTCCTGGTCGGCTTCCTCTTCGGGCTCGGCCTGCTGGTGGCGTATTCGCTGTTCCTCGGCATCCGCAACGCCACCTCGATGCTCATCCTGATCTTCATCGCGCTGTTCCTGGCGATCGGCCTCAATCCGGCGGTGGTCCGGCTGCGCAGCTGGGGCCTGCGCCGGGGCGTGGCGGTGGCGATCGTGGCGCTCAGCGTGGTCGGGTTGCTGGCCGGCGGCATCGTGGCGCTGATCCCGCCGCTGGTCACCCAGACCACCGAGCTGATCAACAATGCGCCGGACGTGGTGGAGAGCCTGCGCCGCAGCCAGACGGTCAACGAACTGGTGCAGCGCTACGACATCGCGAACCGGGTGCAGGGCGCGGTGAACGCCGGGACGATCACGAACGCCCTGGGTGGTGTGGTCGGCGGTGCCCGGCTGCTGTTCGGCACGATCTTCAACATCCTGACCGTGCTGGTGTTGACGATCTACTTCATGGCGTCGTTCGAGCGGCTCAAGTCGACCGGGTACCGGCTGGTCCCGGCCTCCCGGCGGGAGCGGGTCACGCTGATCGGCGACGAGATCCTGACCAAGGTCGGCGCGTACATGGTGGGTGCGCTGGCGATCGCCGTGCTGGCCGGGGCGAGCACCTTCGGGCTGGCTCTCGCGCTGGGTCTGGCGTACCCCTTCGCCCTGGCCGTGGTGGTCGCGGTCTGTGACCTGATCCCGCAGATCGGGGCCACCCTCGGTGCGATCGTGGTGAGCCTGGTCGGGCTGGCGTCGTCGGTGTCCGACGGCATCGCCTGCATCGTGTTCTTCATCATCTACCAGCAGCTCGAGAACTATCTGATCTACCCACGGGTGATGCGCCGCTCGGTCCGGGTGAGCGACGTGGCGGCGCTGGTGGCGGCCCTGCTCGGGGTCGGCCTGTTCGGCGTGATCGGCGCGCTCATCGCGATCCCGATGGTGGCCGCCATCCAGCTGATCATGCGGGAGGTCATGCTGCCCAGCCTGGAGGAACGCTAG
- a CDS encoding Laminin subunit beta-1 — MSHGGEILGLGGDSATEPSFETALRGYERKQVERYVTRAENEIAALLADREQAYSQMQAMTAQIKGLQAELAQARRDSGVSGEVSFRHLGPRVEQILALAEEQGEAIKASATDDIASRLAEAERIRAEAEAHAHNGIRDFEIALAARRAEEEKVDTAKRVASDKALAAARQAGEQMRKEAEAVLVRSRNEGKHLVEQATQDAARQRAEVDGYVQSTRMQAEQELKALREKTSQEIAAKRAEAERELADLKASVEHELALRRHSVIEELGQMRAGVEKQCADLRSEADKYAEEVLRRSDDQATAVRKEIAAQQERIAQAGRELEAANSEVAQAEQRRVTAQEQAQAAETEAERVRQRLAETQQQLESELKRVAEAKRSGEAAERHAAEVRRQVQKEAKRVAELAAAAVLAAAADPSDPGEPEAPAEKPVEPVPVAVQPQPAEKQPGKVTASAKVTVPQATRVPADAE; from the coding sequence ATGTCGCACGGCGGTGAAATTCTCGGTCTCGGCGGAGATTCGGCCACCGAACCCAGCTTCGAGACCGCCCTGCGGGGTTACGAGCGCAAGCAGGTCGAGCGATACGTGACCCGGGCGGAGAACGAGATCGCTGCCCTCCTCGCCGACCGCGAGCAGGCCTACTCGCAGATGCAGGCGATGACGGCGCAGATAAAGGGTCTCCAGGCGGAGTTGGCGCAGGCGCGGCGTGACTCCGGGGTCAGCGGTGAGGTGTCGTTCCGGCACCTGGGCCCCCGGGTCGAGCAGATCCTGGCCCTGGCCGAGGAGCAGGGCGAGGCGATCAAGGCCTCAGCCACCGACGACATCGCCTCCCGGCTGGCCGAGGCGGAGCGGATCCGGGCCGAGGCCGAGGCGCACGCCCACAACGGCATCCGTGACTTCGAGATCGCCCTGGCCGCGCGCCGGGCCGAGGAGGAGAAGGTCGACACCGCCAAGCGGGTCGCCTCGGACAAGGCACTCGCCGCCGCTCGCCAGGCCGGTGAGCAGATGCGCAAGGAAGCGGAGGCGGTTCTGGTCCGCTCCCGCAACGAGGGCAAGCACCTGGTCGAGCAGGCCACCCAGGATGCCGCGCGCCAGCGGGCCGAAGTGGACGGATATGTGCAGTCCACCCGGATGCAGGCCGAGCAGGAGCTCAAGGCGCTCCGGGAGAAGACCAGCCAGGAGATCGCCGCGAAGCGGGCCGAGGCCGAGCGCGAGCTGGCCGATCTGAAGGCGTCGGTCGAGCACGAGCTGGCGCTGCGCCGGCACTCGGTGATCGAGGAGCTCGGCCAGATGCGGGCCGGTGTCGAGAAGCAGTGCGCCGACCTGCGCAGCGAGGCCGACAAGTATGCCGAGGAGGTCCTCCGGCGGTCCGACGATCAGGCCACGGCCGTCCGCAAGGAGATCGCCGCCCAGCAGGAGAGGATCGCCCAGGCCGGCCGGGAATTGGAAGCCGCCAACAGCGAGGTGGCACAGGCCGAGCAGCGGCGGGTCACCGCGCAGGAGCAGGCCCAGGCCGCCGAGACTGAGGCCGAGCGGGTCCGTCAGCGTCTCGCCGAGACCCAGCAGCAGCTGGAGTCGGAGCTGAAGCGGGTGGCCGAGGCCAAGCGCTCCGGTGAGGCCGCCGAGCGGCACGCCGCCGAGGTTCGCCGCCAGGTGCAGAAAGAGGCGAAGCGGGTGGCCGAGCTGGCCGCCGCCGCGGTGCTGGCCGCCGCCGCCGACCCGAGTGACCCGGGCGAGCCGGAGGCGCCGGCCGAGAAGCCGGTGGAGCCGGTGCCGGTGGCGGTCCAGCCGCAGCCCGCGGAGAAGCAGCCCGGCAAGGTGACCGCGTCGGCGAAGGTGACGGTTCCGCAGGCGACCCGGGTCCCGGCCGACGCCGAGTGA
- a CDS encoding coiled-coil domain-containing protein gives MPQQQDQNLAFFETANSQHDFTVVLRGYDRGQVDGHIGRLLAALNQSEAARGEAEQRMNDAQRRLRQAEQRLNALEQKLADSNKLLEENNRPTLSGLGTRVEQILRLAEEQANDHRNEAKRESEGILSAARLEAREITDKARAEAAAMKATAEREAGQVRTHAEREAAEARVQARREADTLRSDADRETKQLRTVTAHEVAELKSTVEREVASLRATAEREITQARAKAGREAEEKRAEATKLLADARDKREKDLQALALEIAERREKAEAEESQRHAAQVAATQKMVAEAEERARAAEDRSKEIEQRAESRRIESERHSSETVEKARALADKTVTEARQEANRLLGDARQEAELTTQAARREVEDLTRQKDAVTNQLGQMLSGLSGLVPGVGGAAAPAAAAAAVAAAAKPAEAPAQRAPEQVTAQDELAEADDDEDEPVAAQTNS, from the coding sequence ATGCCCCAGCAGCAGGATCAGAACCTGGCCTTCTTCGAGACCGCCAACTCCCAGCACGACTTCACCGTCGTACTGCGGGGATATGACCGCGGACAGGTCGACGGACACATCGGCCGGCTGCTCGCCGCGCTGAACCAGTCCGAGGCGGCCCGCGGCGAGGCCGAGCAGCGGATGAACGACGCGCAGCGTCGCCTGCGCCAGGCCGAACAGCGGCTGAACGCGCTCGAGCAGAAACTCGCCGACAGCAACAAGCTGCTGGAGGAGAACAACAGGCCGACGCTCTCCGGGCTGGGCACCCGGGTGGAGCAGATCCTGCGGCTCGCCGAGGAACAGGCGAACGATCACCGCAACGAGGCGAAGCGGGAGTCCGAGGGCATTCTCTCCGCGGCTCGTCTCGAGGCCCGCGAGATCACCGACAAGGCGCGTGCCGAGGCCGCCGCCATGAAGGCGACCGCCGAGCGTGAGGCCGGCCAGGTCCGCACGCACGCCGAGCGCGAGGCCGCCGAGGCCCGGGTCCAGGCCCGCCGCGAGGCGGACACCCTGCGGTCGGACGCCGACCGCGAGACCAAGCAGTTGCGTACCGTGACCGCGCACGAGGTCGCCGAGCTCAAGTCGACCGTGGAGCGTGAGGTCGCGTCGCTGCGCGCCACCGCCGAGCGGGAGATCACCCAGGCCCGCGCGAAGGCCGGCCGGGAGGCCGAGGAGAAGCGCGCCGAGGCCACCAAGCTGCTCGCCGACGCCCGCGACAAGCGCGAGAAGGACCTGCAGGCCCTGGCGCTGGAGATCGCCGAGCGTCGGGAGAAGGCCGAGGCCGAGGAGTCGCAGCGGCACGCCGCCCAGGTCGCCGCCACCCAGAAGATGGTGGCCGAGGCCGAGGAGCGGGCTCGCGCCGCCGAGGACCGGTCGAAGGAGATCGAGCAGCGCGCCGAGAGCCGCCGCATCGAGTCCGAGCGTCACTCGTCCGAGACCGTCGAGAAGGCGCGGGCGCTGGCCGACAAGACCGTCACCGAGGCTCGCCAGGAGGCCAACCGCCTGCTCGGCGACGCCCGCCAGGAGGCGGAGCTGACCACTCAGGCGGCTCGCCGCGAGGTCGAGGACCTGACCCGTCAGAAGGACGCGGTCACCAACCAGCTGGGTCAGATGCTGTCCGGCCTGTCCGGCCTGGTGCCGGGCGTCGGCGGGGCCGCTGCCCCAGCTGCGGCGGCCGCCGCGGTGGCCGCTGCCGCCAAGCCCGCCGAGGCACCCGCGCAGCGTGCTCCCGAGCAGGTCACGGCCCAGGACGAGCTCGCCGAGGCGGATGACGACGAGGACGAGCCGGTCGCCGCTCAGACGAATTCCTGA
- the mce gene encoding methylmalonyl-CoA epimerase: protein MTDDTSSGNAAENVTFSDVGLLKIDHVGIAVADLDEALRFYAENFGLHCVHQETNEEQGVREAMLAVGDGSGPRLQLLAPARPDSAIAKFIDRSGPGLQQLAYTVADVETAADALRARGLRLLYDTPKRGTAGSRINFVHPKDAGGVLVELVEPA from the coding sequence ATGACTGACGACACATCGAGCGGCAACGCGGCTGAGAATGTCACATTCTCCGATGTCGGCCTCCTCAAAATCGATCATGTCGGGATCGCGGTGGCCGATCTGGACGAAGCGCTCCGCTTCTATGCCGAGAACTTCGGTTTGCACTGTGTGCATCAAGAGACGAACGAGGAGCAGGGCGTCCGCGAGGCGATGCTCGCGGTGGGCGACGGCAGCGGCCCGCGACTGCAACTGCTGGCCCCGGCCCGGCCCGACTCGGCGATCGCGAAGTTCATCGATCGCAGCGGCCCCGGCCTGCAACAACTCGCCTACACGGTGGCCGACGTGGAGACCGCCGCGGACGCGTTGCGGGCCCGGGGTCTGCGGCTGCTCTACGACACGCCGAAACGGGGCACGGCGGGTTCCCGGATCAACTTCGTGCACCCCAAGGACGCCGGGGGTGTGCTGGTGGAGCTGGTGGAGCCGGCGTGA